A window of Fusobacterium sp. SYSU M8D902 contains these coding sequences:
- a CDS encoding energy-coupling factor transporter ATPase gives MSKEILLCKDITFKYSERSKREIVKDFSFSFVKGEIYLISGYSGCGKSTLAYLLTGLYPANKGVLTGGGIYLEERSIESIPLQERAKKISMMFQNSDTQFCMESVEEEIIFVLENINYPVEKMDEKVVEVLKRCGILHLKERRLTTLSGGEKQKVALASILALNSEVIVLDEPFANVDYESSQEIIEILLELNKTYGTTLIIIDHRISLWERVDYKLILLDKGCQISAGGVETLEDRCDIGEKRYIEEDKKECIAQIRDLKLSYGDNILAQGITFEIARGKITSIIGKSGSGKSTLLNTLCGIERYQDGSYIYDGKEFKKLKEREVLKEVGIVFQNPQNQFIAYKVIDELLFTLNRVYKGREKENIEVAEKLLKEFNLYDYRNGSPYSLSQGQQRKLAVLSMLCGEQRVLLCDEPTYGQDNKTSREIMEFLQKKSREGLSVVLVSHDIDLVVEYSDYIYEFKDKELKRVEYI, from the coding sequence ATGAGTAAGGAGATATTACTCTGCAAGGATATAACTTTTAAATATTCAGAAAGATCAAAAAGAGAGATAGTCAAAGACTTCTCTTTTTCTTTTGTTAAAGGAGAAATATACCTAATCAGTGGATATTCAGGTTGTGGTAAGAGTACCCTAGCCTATCTATTGACTGGACTTTATCCAGCTAACAAAGGGGTATTGACAGGGGGAGGTATATATCTAGAGGAGAGGAGTATAGAGAGTATACCCTTGCAGGAGAGAGCTAAGAAGATAAGTATGATGTTTCAAAATAGTGACACACAATTTTGTATGGAGAGTGTAGAAGAGGAGATCATATTTGTATTGGAGAACATCAATTATCCAGTGGAAAAAATGGATGAGAAGGTAGTGGAAGTACTAAAGAGATGTGGAATCTTGCATTTGAAGGAGAGAAGATTGACAACACTATCTGGTGGAGAGAAGCAGAAGGTGGCTCTAGCCTCTATACTTGCTCTGAACTCTGAGGTAATAGTTTTAGATGAGCCTTTTGCCAATGTAGATTATGAGTCTTCTCAAGAGATAATAGAGATACTTCTAGAGCTGAATAAAACTTATGGTACAACCCTTATAATCATTGATCATAGAATAAGTCTATGGGAGAGAGTAGATTACAAGTTGATCCTTTTGGATAAGGGATGTCAAATATCTGCTGGAGGAGTTGAAACCTTAGAGGATAGATGTGACATAGGAGAAAAGAGATATATTGAAGAGGATAAAAAAGAGTGTATAGCTCAGATAAGAGATTTGAAACTAAGCTATGGGGATAATATCCTAGCTCAAGGGATAACATTTGAAATAGCAAGAGGAAAAATCACTTCGATTATTGGAAAGAGTGGAAGTGGAAAGAGTACTCTTTTAAATACTCTGTGTGGGATAGAGAGATACCAAGATGGTAGCTATATTTATGACGGAAAAGAGTTTAAAAAACTAAAAGAGAGAGAGGTATTGAAAGAGGTGGGAATTGTCTTTCAAAATCCTCAAAACCAATTTATAGCTTATAAGGTAATAGATGAACTTCTGTTCACTCTAAATAGAGTGTACAAGGGGAGGGAAAAGGAGAATATAGAGGTGGCTGAAAAGCTATTAAAAGAGTTTAATCTATATGATTATAGGAATGGATCACCCTATTCTTTAAGCCAAGGGCAACAGAGAAAATTGGCTGTTCTATCTATGCTGTGTGGAGAGCAGAGAGTACTGCTTTGTGATGAGCCTACATATGGGCAGGATAACAAGACAAGTAGAGAGATTATGGAGTTTCTTCAGAAGAAGAGTAGAGAGGGATTGAGTGTAGTCTTAGTCTCACATGATATAGACTTAGTGGTAGAGTATTCTGACTATATATATGAATTTAAAGACAAGGAG
- a CDS encoding ECF transporter S component codes for MFNWKLKDVIMVCIFSVVFSFIYLWGVYFANFLATVLAPFGFAPYAYEIVFGVWFMASTFVPYIIQRSGVAVVAEVLSAVIEVIMGNMFGPIVILSGIIQGMGPELVFAKGKYRDFSMKNMCLAALFACIFSFVWGYVRGGFSKFTPMYLLGMFVVRAISSVLFAGVLSKVLAEKLAKTGALSSYSLGQEEIDE; via the coding sequence ATGTTTAATTGGAAGTTAAAAGATGTAATAATGGTTTGTATTTTTTCAGTAGTTTTTTCATTTATTTACCTATGGGGAGTATATTTTGCTAACTTCTTAGCAACTGTACTAGCACCATTTGGATTTGCACCATATGCTTATGAGATTGTATTTGGAGTATGGTTTATGGCATCTACATTTGTACCATATATCATTCAGAGATCTGGAGTAGCAGTGGTAGCTGAGGTTTTATCTGCAGTTATAGAGGTAATAATGGGAAATATGTTTGGACCAATAGTTATCCTATCTGGAATAATTCAAGGAATGGGACCAGAGCTTGTATTTGCCAAGGGAAAATATAGAGATTTCTCAATGAAAAATATGTGTTTAGCAGCTCTATTTGCTTGTATATTCAGTTTTGTATGGGGATATGTAAGAGGTGGATTCTCAAAATTTACACCTATGTATCTATTGGGAATGTTTGTAGTGAGAGCTATAAGTTCTGTACTTTTTGCTGGGGTTCTATCTAAGGTTTTAGCTGAAAAATTGGCAAAAACAGGAGCTTTAAGTAGCTATAGCTTAGGACAGGAAGAGATAGATGAGTAA
- a CDS encoding YkoF family thiamine/hydroxymethylpyrimidine-binding protein produces the protein MGLKDCLWCIGGASKGVSGARFSLYPMSDKFVDVILGGLENTDTSKVWKQTDKLSTCMRGKRVHVFDVVKGLFVNAYREDIHMALEATFSKGCPGDTDADSFMEVDDERVNEERIKDKHFNVVSKISFYPMGEEDYMEHIAKVVMLAKDRGVFSKSSHYVSILEGDVHNVFDTLEEIFKYGEDHLSHYILQVTISVNSPTKE, from the coding sequence ATGGGATTAAAAGATTGCTTATGGTGTATAGGAGGAGCTAGTAAAGGTGTATCTGGAGCTAGATTTTCCCTATATCCAATGAGTGATAAATTTGTAGATGTTATCTTAGGTGGACTAGAAAACACTGATACAAGCAAGGTTTGGAAGCAAACTGACAAGTTGAGTACTTGTATGAGAGGAAAGAGAGTTCACGTATTTGATGTAGTCAAAGGACTGTTTGTAAATGCCTATAGAGAGGATATACATATGGCACTAGAAGCTACATTCTCAAAAGGGTGTCCTGGAGATACTGATGCAGACTCATTTATGGAAGTAGATGATGAGAGAGTAAATGAGGAGAGAATAAAGGATAAGCACTTCAATGTAGTTAGTAAAATCTCTTTTTATCCTATGGGAGAAGAGGACTATATGGAGCATATAGCAAAGGTTGTTATGTTGGCAAAAGACAGAGGTGTATTTAGCAAGAGTTCTCACTATGTATCTATATTAGAGGGAGATGTACACAATGTATTTGACACTCTAGAGGAGATCTTCAAGTATGGAGAGGATCATTTATCACACTATATTTTACAAGTGACTATATCAGTAAATAGTCCAACAAAGGAGTAA